AAAAACTTTTCCAAATGCTTCCTGTTCCTCTTTAAACCCATTCCCTGACTTTGTTCGCAGAAGCTGCTTTATTAATTGGAGAGGCAAACGAGGCTTTTCTGCGAGATCTCTTGCATATTCCTTTGCGCGTGCAAGGTAGTCTTCTGAGACCTCATTTACTACGCCCAGGACAAGTGCCTCATGGGCATCAATTCTCTTACCGTTTGCAATCATGTCAAAAGCTCTCCCCTCACCGATGAGTGTTTTTAATCTTTGCGTTCCGCCAAATCCAGGGAGTATGCCAAGAGTGATCTCAGGCAACCCCAGAACTGTTCCGGGCTTTGCTATCCTTATGTCACAGGCGAGGGTAAGTTCAAAACCCCCACCGAGCGCGAAGCCGTGTATGGCGGCTATTACCGGCATGCTGTACGACGCGATGTAGTCCATGACCTCGTGTCCCTTCCTTGCAAATTCAAACGCTTCGGCAGGCGTAAGTCCTTTGAAATCCTTCACGTTTGCCCCAGCAGAGAAAGCTTTCTCTGAGCCAGTAAGTACTATGACTCTCTCTTCTGAAGACTCGATACCATTCTTTATTTCATTGAGGATATCAATGCTGAGCGGATTCAGCGCCGAGCCTGTAGCTATAGTAATTATTCTTACTTTTTCTTTATCTTCTATCTTTATATATTTATACATATTCTGCACCTCAATACTTATAAAATCCTTCACCAGACTTTCTCCCGAGCTTACCAGAATTAACAAGGTTCCGAAGTATGATGGGCGGTTTGTATCTGTGATCCCCGAATTCGCGATACAGTACCTCCATTATATCTCTTGTTACGTCTAAGCCAATAAAATCCGCAAGTTCAAGCGGTCCCATTGGGTGATTCATTCCCAACTTCATGGTCTTGTCTATGTCTTCCTTTGTCGATACGCCTTGTTCTAAAGTCAACATAGCCTCGTTAAGTAAAGGCATCAGAATCCTGTTTGATATAAATCCCGGGTAATCACTTGAAACTACGTACTGTTTATCAAGCAATGTTACCAGATTCATCACCTTATTCAGTGTTTCCTCAGAAGTTCTGTTGCACTTCACGATCTCGACGAGTTTCATCACCGGGACAGGGTTGAAAAAATGCATTCCAACAAACTTTTGTGGGAATTTACAGTAAGCTGAAAGAAGATTTATGGAGATTGACGATGTATTGGATGCTACTATAGAGTCCGGTCTGGTAACTGAGGAAATGGCCTCAATTACGCCTTTTTTTATTTCCGGTCTTTCTGGAACGGCCTCTATGTAAACATCTGATTCGGAGAGAGCAGAAAGCGTAGTTTCTGTCTTTATTCTATTGAGAACGGTCCTAGGATCTTCCTGAATGATGCCCTTTTTTTGAAGTTTCTCCAGGGACGACTCCATCGTTTTCAAAGCCTTATTTATGGCGTCAGGAAACGTATCAACTAGTGTTACATCATTTTCTTTTTCAGCGAACATCTGCGCTATTCCATTTCCCATTGTCCCCGCACCTATAACTGAAACCTTCATTCTTGCACCTCAAGTGAAAGCGAATGCCCGCCACCACCTCCATGGCATATTGTGGCAAGTCCTGTTCTTAGTTTCCTTGATCTCAGCGCGTTGAGAAGCGTAACTATAATTCTAGACCCGCTGTTCCCAAGAGGATGCCCTATGGCGATGGCGCCGCCATTTACATTAAAGCGCTCCTCGTCTATCCCTAATTGATCTCTCACTATGATCGACGCGATAGAAAAAGCCTCGTTGTGTTCTACAAGATCGAAGTAATCTATATTATTGCCGATCTGATCCAGCAGTTGTTTTGTGGCAGGGATTGGGGCTTCGACAAAATCTCTTGGATCCAGGGATGCCTGGGTAAAACCGGTTATTTCTGCAATTGGATTCAGATCGTACTCCCTAACCGCCCTTTTTGATGCAATTAACAGGGCGGAAGCTCCATCACTCAACTGAGAAGAGTTGCCCGCTGTCAATACACCTTTCTCCGTAAACGCTGGTTTCAATTTTGAAAGGTCTTCCATGCTGGTTTTCCTTATCCCCTCATCCGTCTTCAGTTCCGGCATCTCTATAGATTCTTTTCTAAATTCGCCATTTTGCCAGGCCTTTTCAGCTCGCTGGAAACTCCTCAAGGCGTAAGAATCGGCTTGTTCTCTCGTAACACCAAATTTGTTTGCTGATCTATCCGCGGAAACGCCCATATGTTCATAGTAAAAGGCATCGAGCAACCCGTCGACCAACATGCTGTCATTCATTTCCACCTTCTTGGTTAAAAGTTGTTTAACACCCCATCTCATATCTGGCGGGATCAAGAGTGGAGTTCTGCTCATATTCTCGGTTCCACCAGCTATTATAAGGTCTCTTTCCCCTAGCATGATTTCTCTAGAGGCATTTTCGATAGCCAGCATTCCTGAAGCACAAACGGTATTGACCGTATACTTTATCGTCTTATCAGGAAGACCAGCCAAAGAAGAAACCTGGCCCGCCGGATTTTGCCCTACGCCTGCCTGGATAACATTTCCAAATATGACTTCTTGTATGTCCTTGGGCTCTACCCCAGCATCCTTTATAACCGAAGTGACAGCCCTTGATCCGAGCACAGGTGCACTTGTGTTTATCAAGCTTTTTCCGAATCTCCCTATTGGTGTCCGGCAGGCCGAAACTATGTACACGTCTTTAGAAATCATAAGTGTTAATCGTTACAATTAATATAATGCTAACCGACCTTAACAGAATTGAACTCTAACAATAAGAATGTGAATCAAACGCAAAAAAATAATCTATAGATAAAAGAGAAAAAACTGGAAAAGAATTAATTCAGAACAGAGCCTTCTTCTACTTCTTTCTGGTGCTTTACTCTCCTTTTAATGACATACCTGGTGACATAACCTGCCACAGCATTGACAGTCTTTTTTGAGGCATCCTTCATAGATGCCTTCAGAAGCTCTTTGTTGCTATCAAAATTTTCATTAAAAAGATCCTGATTTTTGTCCACCAATTCTTCCGCAATTCTCTTAACATTTGAAGGTCTTATACTTCCCATTGAACATCTAACCTAAAGTTCTACGTCATCTTCTATGCAAATATAAGCATTCCTCTCCTTGTTTGGACGAGGAAATTATCTGTTGAAACCGTAATTCTGTGTTCCATTGACATTCTTTGGTTTCAATATTGCTCCTACTATGGTGATGATAACTCCAGCTATCGCGAGAACTATTCCAAGGATCAGTAATAGGCCCATCGCTACTATGGCTCCAGTATCAGTTATTAGCTCGGTTGTAACGGTTGAAGTAGAAGAAGACAGCGATACTACGGCAAAGGTCCCGCTTATGTTATCATAAGCAAAGCTCGTTACAGAATCAACAGATGTTTTTGTCAATGGAGGTACTTCATATTTGCCAATGTTTGAAGAATTTACAAAAGAAAGATCGCCAAAACGGACAAGATAGGTCGAATTTGATTTTGATGCAACCGTGAAGAGATTCCCGGAGGAGATTTCTATCTGTTTAGAAGCAAATATTCCCTGAGAATCCTTTGTCAATGTTAGAGTTGAAGTTGATATAAAATGATCTGCGCCGAAAGCGCCAACAGCAGCAAAAACTATTCCAACAACAAGTATTATTATTCCTATTAGCAATAATTTTTTTCTCATTGCATGTGTATAAATATATGATATATAAGTATCAGCATAGGTTTCTGTAACTCAGCGTGTCCTAAAGGAAGCTATGCAAAGATGAACATGGCTGGAAAATTCGTTATCCTTTATAACGAGTTTAAAATAAAGGATATATGTCGTTAGATATTAAAGAAGGGTTTATAAACATCAATGGATCAAGTGTTTTCCATCGTTTTTCATATAGTAGTGAAAGCAAAAGAAACTTGGTAATGTTACATGGCTGGTCTTTTACGTCACAGAACTGGAAGGATATCGGTGTCTTTGAGAAATTCTATAAGCTTTCAATGAACGTATATGCCTTTGACTATCCAGGGTTTGGTCAGTCTCCGTCATCAACTAAGTATGGCATAAAGAGAGGAGACCTGACTAACGGGCCAGTAATGTTGAGGGATTATATGCACGCAGTAGGCATAGACCATGCCAACGTCCTTGGTGCGTCAATGGGTGGGGGAATGGTTCTGAAGGCTGCATTTTCTTTCCCTGATATGATCGATAGCGTTGTTGCAGTTGCGCCGGCGTGGCTTGAACCAGAAAAGGAGAATCTCGTAAATATAAAAGCTCCTGTACTATTGATATGGGGCGAAAATGACATTGTCGTTCCCCCGTCTCTCGGAAAGGAATATTCCAATTTGATTAAGAACTGTAAACTGGTCATTGTACCCGACTCTAAGCACCCAGTATACATTGACAAAACGGACGAGTTCTTCAGGATCGTAAACGACTTCTATAAAGAATAATTTGGAACGAACACTCCCGTATAGTTGATTTTTTCATAAAATTGAATATGTTGCTGGATTCATAGATTTGCCTAACCAGGCGGGATAACCATGACTGGAAGAGTGCTCAATTTCACTATTTCCGAACTGATCGAGCCCAGAAACACCTTACTGAGCCCCGAAAGTTTCCTTGTTCCAGTAATTATCACGTCTGCACCTCTTTCTATCGCAGCGTTTGTCATTACCCTGGCAATCTGATCGCCAGACGCTTCAAGTCCAAGGAATGAGGCGTTTACATTTTCAGTCTCTATGAGTTCTTTAGCACTGTTAAGTACCTCTTGTGAAGCATTATCACTCTTGCTGAACACGGTTGGAGGAGTATATGAACCATAGGTCGGACCGGCCCCAATTATCAAAGGAGAAATATAGCAAATTATGTATTCGTCTGCTATAGGCTTAAATTTCATTGCGAATTTAAGAGCCTTTTTGGCACCGTCCGAATTATCGAAAGCTATGAAAAATTTCATAAGCTAATATCACGTATTAGTAATATAATCTTTTCTGTGGTTTCTAAAACTGGCAAACATCAAGATATAACATTGCTGGGTTAAACTCAAAATAACGTTTATTATGCGACAACGGAAATTGTGGACTGGACCGTATTTATAGGAGCAAAGGAGTCATGGATCACTGAAAACCTTCCTGAGGGAGACATGGCGAACATGTGTAATTTTAAAACGCGTAAAAAAATTCTGTGTCTTAGACTAGTTATGGCATATCTACCTCGAGAAAATCGCCATCCTCTCTGACGTTATATATCTTAAGGCTTTCGCCAATAGTCTCATATTCGCACTTTATCTCTGGTTTTATGACTGCATCTGAAGTCTTTTTTCCCGTTGTGATATCGTACCGGGCCTTGTGAGCCGGACAAACGGCCTCTTTGTCTTCTACCTTATCCAATATTGCGCAACCCATATGGCGGCATACGGCATCCATCGCATAGTACTTTCCAACGTATTTCGAAAGCAATACCGGCCTTCCTGAGATCCATACGACAATAGCATTGTTATTGGCAAAAACTTTTGTGGACATAGTTACTTTTTTGAAAGTCATAATAAGATATTTCCCGACCGACTAAATATTTTTGTAAACCGCATCTTTCCACATACGATTCTCATAAAAGGAAACAAAGCTGGAATTCTTCCATAAATTGTATTTCTGTTATCTTCCAAACCATGAGTGCTTTTTTGTGTTCTCTTCCATTAGCTGTGATATCAGTTGCTTTTGTGTGGAGTTAAGATGCTTTGGTACGATCAATTTAATTCTTATCATCAAGTCTCCGGAACCACTGCTATTCATGTGCGCCATTCCCTTCCCCTTAATCCTCACTATGTCATTTGGCTGTGTTCCCGCAGGGATGTTAACCTCGAACTCCTCCTTGAATAGCTTTATCTGTTTCTTTACCCCAAGTGCAGCCTCCGGAAAGGAAAGGTCAAGGGTTACGTAAAGATTGTCATCAGATCTCTGAATTCCGGACGGTTCATGTACGCTCAAAATTACATATAAGTCTCCAGAACGGCCATTATTATATTGTCCTTTTCCCTTCAGACGTAGCCTGAGCTGGTCCTGTGCCCCTTTAGGAATGTTTATTTGGAGATTCTCTGTTGTTGTAACATAACCTTTCCCCTTGCACACGGGACAAGGTTGGGATGGTACGGTTCCGCGCCCATTGCAGGTAGGGCAAACAGAGACGGAAACCATTCTAAAGTAACCCTGTCCCCGTACATTTCGTATCTGCCCGGTTCCATGGCAGGTTGGGCATGTAACCATCTTTCCGTCTTTGGATCCGGTTCCATTGCATGCCTGGCACGGCGCATTTCTCTGATATTTTATAACGCGTGTTGATCCGTAATATGCTTCTTCAAGTCCAATGTCTATAGAAGTGATTAGATCAAGATTTGGGCCGGAGTTTTGCATCCCTGAAAAAAAGTCGTTTGAACCGCTAAAGCCAAAGTTACCGCCAAATATTCTGTTAAATACATCTCTTAGATCACTGAAATCGTCATAGTGTGAAAAATCCTGCCAGGTGAAATCTGATCTACCGGCACCGAAATCAACTCTGCCGGTTTGATCGTACATCTTTCTCTTGTTTTCATCCGAGAGCACCTCGTACGCTTCGCTGATCTCTTTGAACCTTTCTGCTGCCTGTTCCTTATTTTCCGGATTTGCATCTGGATGGTATTTCTTTGCGAGTGTACGAAAAGCTTTTTTTATTTCTTCCTGGCTGGCAGTTTTGCTGACGCCAAGCACTTCGTAGTAATCCTTGGCCAAACCTATCTATCGCTCCACTTATTTCTTCTCAGTATAATCTGCGTCTACCACTTTTTCGTCTTCATTTTTTCCAGGCTGTTCATCTTGCGTTGTTTCGTTTTGCTCCTGCTGTGTTCCTTCATGTGCCTCGTTTGTTGTGTTTGGCCCACCTGGTTGCTGGTACATTTTCGCTCCAATTTCCTGTATTTTCTTTGAAAGTTCCTGTGAAAGAGTATCGACCTTTTGCAGATCCTTCTCAGAGATTGCAGACCTCATTTCCTTCACTTTTTCAAGCACATCCTTCTTTGTGCCTTCATCTATTTTGTCCCCTGCATCGTTAACAGTCTTTTCCACTGTGTATGCGAGCGTTTCTGCAGTGTTAAGTTTCTCGATTTCTTCCTTCTTTTTCTTGTCCTGCTCCGCGAACTCCTGAGAAGCTTTCTTCATTTTCTCGATCTCTTCCTTCGAGAGTTTATTTGATGCGGTCAAAGTGATGCTCTGGCTCTTTCCCGTGCCCTTGTCCACTGCTGAGACGTTAAGAATGCCATTAACGTCAATGTCAAAAGTAACCTCTATCTGGGGAATTCCCCTCGGTGCCGGCGGTAAACCCACGAGATTAAACATTCCAAGGGAAACATTGTCGGCAGCCATCGCGCGTTCTCCTTGAACTATGTGTATGGTTACTGCTGTCTGCATATCAGCAGCAGTTGTAAATATCTGTGATTTTTTTGTTGGAATCGTTGTATTTGCAGGTATTATGGGCGTTGCAACGCCACCAAGTGTTTCTATGCCTAGAGTCAATGGCGTCACATCAAGAAGTATGATATCCTTTATATCCCCAGATAAAACGGCACCCTGTATAGCAGCGCCTATAGCCACACACTCCATAGGATCAACGCCTCCCTCAGCTTTCTTGCCAAAGTAATCTTCTATGAATTTCTTCACCATAGGCATCCTTGTCGGGCCTCCCACAAGGATAATCTTATTTATGTCCGCTTTTGTGAGCTTTCCCTCTTCTATGGCCTTGTCTAGCGGCGTCTTGCACTTCTGTACTATCGGTGCAATAAGCTCTTCAAGCTTAGCTCTTGTCAGTGTGTACTTGAGATGTTTCGGTCCGGTTTGTGTGGCGGTTATGTATGGTAAATCGATCTCTGAAGTCAGTGTGGATGAAAGCTCAATCTTTGCCTTTTCGGCGGCATCTTTGAGCCTTATGTATGCGTTCTGATCCTTTGATAGGTCGACTCCTTCCTTTGCTTTGAAATCATCAACCAGGAATTTTATTATGGCTTCATCCATATCAGTCCCGCCTAGGGCCGTATCCCCTGAAGTCGATACAACCTCAAACAAACCTTCTCCAAAATCCATAATGGTTACATCCAGGGTTCCACCTCCCAGGTCGAAAACAAGGATCTTCATAGACTGGTTAAGTTTGTCTAGACCGTATGCAAGGGAAGCGGCTGTAGGTTCGTTGATTATCCTCTTTACGTTTAAACCCGCAATTACGCCTGCGTCCTTTGTCGCCTGCCTTTGGTTGTCATTGAAGTACGCCGGGACAGTTATTACGGCCTCACTCACAGTATCGCCAAGGAAAGCTTCAGCATCCCTCTTTATCTTCTGGAGAATGAACGCAGATATCTGTTGGGGTGTGTACTCTTTGCCATAAATCTTGTACTTAAAGTCGGTACCCATTTTTCTTTTAGCTGCAAAAACTGTTCCCTCAGGATTCAACAGTGCTTGCCTTTTGGCAGGTTCTCCTACAAGCAAATCGCCTTCTTTTGTGAAGGCAACGTAACTTGGGAATGCCTTCCCGCCCAAAGAGACACCTTCAGAGCTTGGAATCACCGTTGGTTTTCCTGAAATAACTACAGCTGCAGCCGAATTGCTAGTTCCTAAATCTATTCCTATTATCTTTGCCATTATTATTCACCTTTCTTTCCTACTACTACTTTCGAAGTTCTTATAACCTCATTGTTTATTTTGTAACCCTTCTGCACTTCGTCGACTATCATTCCGTCCTGGTCGCTCTGAACTACAGCGACTACTTCGTGCAAATATGGATCAAATTTTTTTCCTTTAGCATCGATGGGAGAGAAACCGTATGTACCGAGGATCTTTATTAGCTGATCTCTCACAACAGTGAGTTCGTGGCCATTTTCGGATTTTAGCATTGCTGCATCTATCGTATCAAGCAACGGTAAAAGGTTTTTTATTATATCTTTGCCTGCATTCTTTGTTATCTGAGCTATCTCTCGTTCCTTTGCCTTTTCGTAATTCTCCATCTCTGCCAGTTGCCTGATATAGAGATCCTTGTACTCCTTCAGAGACCATTTGGTCTCTTCAAGCTCTTTTTTTAGTTTCTGAACCATCGCGCGATCTTTGGCGGATATCCTTTTCTTGTTTAAGATCATTTCCTCTTCTATTGGTCTGGTTATATCATGATTCACAGGGTCTAACATCCGAACACGTAATTTAAAACAATATATAAACTGATTACTTCATTTCCTGTAGAGGCAACAAAAATATCTCGTCAGGGATTTATGAACCCTCTTCCCTATAACCGCTAATGTTACAAAGTTATTCTTCGAGTATTTCAATAATGACGGGTCTGACATGATCACGATACATCGTTTATTTTTCCCGAGAATCTTTGAGAAAGCTTCGAAGGCTTTTTCGTATAACTGATCTATCTCATTTCCAAATGTAGGGGAACTATGTCCATAGGGTAGATCGGTTATTATTGCGTCAATCTCTTTATCATTTTGCAAAGTAAGAAAATCTGAATTTATGATCTCATAATCCCTTATCCCAAGAAACTTAAGATTAAGCCTTGATCCCGTTACCATCTCCAGAGATTGGTCAACCCCGATGATTTTACGACCCAACATATGGGCCTCTATTAAAATCCCGCCTGTACCACAAAACGGATCAAGGACGGTATTCCCGTTTTTTGTTGCGGAAATGTTTACCATAAATCTTGCATATTTGGGGTCTATTGAAACTGGAGAGAAGAAAGGCCTCAGCGGGGCACGTCTCTTTTGAAACTCTTTAGGATCATTTGAATAAATCTCTCGACAGATGTACCATCTGTGCCAGTGGTATGCTCTTATTATATAATCTGGATTCTTGAATTTCACTCTCCCCTTTCCATGCAGCATTTCTCCTATCTGTGATTCCATCCTGGAATCATGGCAATTAGAGCTGTCCATGAACCTTACAAAAAAAGTTCCATCTGGCAATTCGATATCGGAAATATCCTCAAGCTTGGCAGCATCAGAAATGATCAGTGAAATTCTTCTCACGAAAGCAGCTTGCTCAACGTTTTTCACTTCTCCAGATACTACTGCAAAACTATCCGATCCGTATTCAAAAAAGCAGCCAGAATCATCGCATATACTCAATAACTCATAATAAGATGCAACTGGTAATTCCTGACTTAACTCTATCAGAAACCTATTCTGCATTAGTTGACTTCTTTTGTCTTCTTAATTTCCTTCTTGAGATCTACTTCCATATTTTCAAAAACTTTACTTAAACGTTTTATTGACCTCTTCACTGCTGCCTGAGGTTTTCCGGTGTTCACTTTGACAAAGATCTGCGGATTATCAATCCGGGGATGTTTTATGTAGTATCTGGCTTCCTCAACCTGTTCGTCATGTAGGAGCTCATCCATAAAAGGCCTTAAAATCGTATTATCATAATTCAGCATTTCGACTGTTATCGAATCTTTGTCTTTAGTTACAACACGTAGAGAGCAATCCATACCCCCCACATATTCATGCTTTATTTAGCTTTTTTGAGAAATTAGACCCTGATGGGATGTTTAAGAATTCCAGAATGTTATCTTATGCTTTCAAAGGTTTTTCTCAAGTATTCTCATTTATTATTGAAGAACACTTAAGGAGTACTTACCGTCATATTTCCTAACGCACTTAACGAGATCTCTAAGGTCTTCGGAATTCCTCATTGTCATGCAACACTATCACAAACAGGTTTAAATACATTATGGATATCTACTATACATAATAATGCCATACATCGTAGCCTTTAGGCTTCCAAAGGGAACTAATACGAATACGCTCAACAAATTTGTAAGAGGCCTGTACGGACAGGATTCAATGTCATGGAATGGGAGATACAAGTTCCATAGAAAGGGAATAACGGAAGAGATCCACTTCAGGAAATTCATTAGGGGAGTGATAATAATACGAGAATCCGATCTTGACAGGATCATCTCATACCTGTCAGGGTATAGAGCAGAATACTATGTCGGAAAAGTCATAGAAACCTCCGAAAGCGAAATTATCATGGGAGTCCAGAATAATATTGTCCCAAAGCCGGCTTACCAGGTAGTAATGTTCTGGGAATAGTTATTTATTCATCTAGTAACGTACAGGTCAGTAACAATTTCATTACAGGGTGGTTTTCCTTTGAGCAGACAGAATTTCCTGTCGCTAATCTCCTGCTCTGGAATTCTCAGAATGTTGTAGTATCTTGGAACACTTTCTATACAATGGATAGTTCGATGTTAATCTACGACATGTCATCTATGTCTGGAAACAATATGGTTTATGGAAACGTATTCTACCAAGATCCAATGCTTAATACAACAAGCTACAGTGTAATCGATGTTTCAACTAATTTCGCAAGCTCTAATATGAATCCTGTCGGGTTGATGCTTTACAGCAATAATAACACTATATTCTTTAACGCTTTTGACGTCTATTCCGCTGCGATTAGCCCGAACTACAGCATATACAGCGGTTCTGCCGTTAATTATACGGACAGCTGGGACATGGGGTACTTGGGGAACTTCTGGTGGAATTATCATTTCCACTTCAGGCACGATGAACCA
This is a stretch of genomic DNA from Thermoplasmatales archaeon. It encodes these proteins:
- the dnaJ gene encoding molecular chaperone DnaJ yields the protein MAKDYYEVLGVSKTASQEEIKKAFRTLAKKYHPDANPENKEQAAERFKEISEAYEVLSDENKRKMYDQTGRVDFGAGRSDFTWQDFSHYDDFSDLRDVFNRIFGGNFGFSGSNDFFSGMQNSGPNLDLITSIDIGLEEAYYGSTRVIKYQRNAPCQACNGTGSKDGKMVTCPTCHGTGQIRNVRGQGYFRMVSVSVCPTCNGRGTVPSQPCPVCKGKGYVTTTENLQINIPKGAQDQLRLRLKGKGQYNNGRSGDLYVILSVHEPSGIQRSDDNLYVTLDLSFPEAALGVKKQIKLFKEEFEVNIPAGTQPNDIVRIKGKGMAHMNSSGSGDLMIRIKLIVPKHLNSTQKQLISQLMEENTKKHSWFGR
- a CDS encoding nucleotide exchange factor GrpE; translation: MVQKLKKELEETKWSLKEYKDLYIRQLAEMENYEKAKEREIAQITKNAGKDIIKNLLPLLDTIDAAMLKSENGHELTVVRDQLIKILGTYGFSPIDAKGKKFDPYLHEVVAVVQSDQDGMIVDEVQKGYKINNEVIRTSKVVVGKKGE
- a CDS encoding alpha/beta hydrolase, encoding MSLDIKEGFININGSSVFHRFSYSSESKRNLVMLHGWSFTSQNWKDIGVFEKFYKLSMNVYAFDYPGFGQSPSSTKYGIKRGDLTNGPVMLRDYMHAVGIDHANVLGASMGGGMVLKAAFSFPDMIDSVVAVAPAWLEPEKENLVNIKAPVLLIWGENDIVVPPSLGKEYSNLIKNCKLVIVPDSKHPVYIDKTDEFFRIVNDFYKE
- a CDS encoding 3-hydroxyacyl-CoA dehydrogenase family protein, which produces MKVSVIGAGTMGNGIAQMFAEKENDVTLVDTFPDAINKALKTMESSLEKLQKKGIIQEDPRTVLNRIKTETTLSALSESDVYIEAVPERPEIKKGVIEAISSVTRPDSIVASNTSSISINLLSAYCKFPQKFVGMHFFNPVPVMKLVEIVKCNRTSEETLNKVMNLVTLLDKQYVVSSDYPGFISNRILMPLLNEAMLTLEQGVSTKEDIDKTMKLGMNHPMGPLELADFIGLDVTRDIMEVLYREFGDHRYKPPIILRNLVNSGKLGRKSGEGFYKY
- a CDS encoding 30S ribosomal protein S17e, producing MGSIRPSNVKRIAEELVDKNQDLFNENFDSNKELLKASMKDASKKTVNAVAGYVTRYVIKRRVKHQKEVEEGSVLN
- a CDS encoding acetyl-CoA C-acetyltransferase — protein: MISKDVYIVSACRTPIGRFGKSLINTSAPVLGSRAVTSVIKDAGVEPKDIQEVIFGNVIQAGVGQNPAGQVSSLAGLPDKTIKYTVNTVCASGMLAIENASREIMLGERDLIIAGGTENMSRTPLLIPPDMRWGVKQLLTKKVEMNDSMLVDGLLDAFYYEHMGVSADRSANKFGVTREQADSYALRSFQRAEKAWQNGEFRKESIEMPELKTDEGIRKTSMEDLSKLKPAFTEKGVLTAGNSSQLSDGASALLIASKRAVREYDLNPIAEITGFTQASLDPRDFVEAPIPATKQLLDQIGNNIDYFDLVEHNEAFSIASIIVRDQLGIDEERFNVNGGAIAIGHPLGNSGSRIIVTLLNALRSRKLRTGLATICHGGGGGHSLSLEVQE
- a CDS encoding Rieske (2Fe-2S) protein, whose protein sequence is MTFKKVTMSTKVFANNNAIVVWISGRPVLLSKYVGKYYAMDAVCRHMGCAILDKVEDKEAVCPAHKARYDITTGKKTSDAVIKPEIKCEYETIGESLKIYNVREDGDFLEVDMP
- a CDS encoding universal stress protein, whose amino-acid sequence is MKFFIAFDNSDGAKKALKFAMKFKPIADEYIICYISPLIIGAGPTYGSYTPPTVFSKSDNASQEVLNSAKELIETENVNASFLGLEASGDQIARVMTNAAIERGADVIITGTRKLSGLSKVFLGSISSEIVKLSTLPVMVIPPG
- the dnaK gene encoding molecular chaperone DnaK, yielding MAKIIGIDLGTSNSAAAVVISGKPTVIPSSEGVSLGGKAFPSYVAFTKEGDLLVGEPAKRQALLNPEGTVFAAKRKMGTDFKYKIYGKEYTPQQISAFILQKIKRDAEAFLGDTVSEAVITVPAYFNDNQRQATKDAGVIAGLNVKRIINEPTAASLAYGLDKLNQSMKILVFDLGGGTLDVTIMDFGEGLFEVVSTSGDTALGGTDMDEAIIKFLVDDFKAKEGVDLSKDQNAYIRLKDAAEKAKIELSSTLTSEIDLPYITATQTGPKHLKYTLTRAKLEELIAPIVQKCKTPLDKAIEEGKLTKADINKIILVGGPTRMPMVKKFIEDYFGKKAEGGVDPMECVAIGAAIQGAVLSGDIKDIILLDVTPLTLGIETLGGVATPIIPANTTIPTKKSQIFTTAADMQTAVTIHIVQGERAMAADNVSLGMFNLVGLPPAPRGIPQIEVTFDIDVNGILNVSAVDKGTGKSQSITLTASNKLSKEEIEKMKKASQEFAEQDKKKKEEIEKLNTAETLAYTVEKTVNDAGDKIDEGTKKDVLEKVKEMRSAISEKDLQKVDTLSQELSKKIQEIGAKMYQQPGGPNTTNEAHEGTQQEQNETTQDEQPGKNEDEKVVDADYTEKK
- a CDS encoding enoyl-CoA hydratase-related protein, whose product is MYKYIKIEDKEKVRIITIATGSALNPLSIDILNEIKNGIESSEERVIVLTGSEKAFSAGANVKDFKGLTPAEAFEFARKGHEVMDYIASYSMPVIAAIHGFALGGGFELTLACDIRIAKPGTVLGLPEITLGILPGFGGTQRLKTLIGEGRAFDMIANGKRIDAHEALVLGVVNEVSEDYLARAKEYARDLAEKPRLPLQLIKQLLRTKSGNGFKEEQEAFGKVFESLDSKEGVDAFLEKRKPLFTGTKR
- a CDS encoding DNA-directed RNA polymerase subunit L, with the protein product MDCSLRVVTKDKDSITVEMLNYDNTILRPFMDELLHDEQVEEARYYIKHPRIDNPQIFVKVNTGKPQAAVKRSIKRLSKVFENMEVDLKKEIKKTKEVN
- a CDS encoding methyltransferase domain-containing protein, with amino-acid sequence MQNRFLIELSQELPVASYYELLSICDDSGCFFEYGSDSFAVVSGEVKNVEQAAFVRRISLIISDAAKLEDISDIELPDGTFFVRFMDSSNCHDSRMESQIGEMLHGKGRVKFKNPDYIIRAYHWHRWYICREIYSNDPKEFQKRRAPLRPFFSPVSIDPKYARFMVNISATKNGNTVLDPFCGTGGILIEAHMLGRKIIGVDQSLEMVTGSRLNLKFLGIRDYEIINSDFLTLQNDKEIDAIITDLPYGHSSPTFGNEIDQLYEKAFEAFSKILGKNKRCIVIMSDPSLLKYSKNNFVTLAVIGKRVHKSLTRYFCCLYRK